One window from the genome of Carnobacteriaceae bacterium zg-84 encodes:
- a CDS encoding ISL3 family transposase: MLVGIIHQHDFVYKSGQKKRNTCMIKSPQLNKEVFLMDYYTKKLLTLTDKSFIADEHWLEEKTINGIPHHFIKGTWTKPCHTCPHCHAKTLIKHGTYQTKTLLPKFRQIKTVLLLKRTRYRCKTCLKTCSSSCSLVDKHCCISKELKQLIALDLTKNISRKHICQDHFVSDVTVQRVLDKYTKQVKPSFHYLPKVLCIDEFKSVTSHLGKMSFICVDGLTHRIIDVLPSRQLDHLITYFKQFSKKARHSVRYLVMDMNANYGKLIQKVFPNAVIVTDRFHIIQHIHRNLNTLRIKEMNTFKKEEKAYKHLKKYWKLLLKDAFDVNDTDYHYHQSFKTYLTHAQILDRLLDYSPVLKQAYEFVQELRYAYRQRDFESFMEVIHHIDPSLPEWFRKKFDIFKTYQNGIYQAFTTPYSNGITEAINNHIKVIKRIAYGYRRFSYFRLRILIIQHHSQWQKKNVKKVVNG, translated from the coding sequence GTGTTGGTGGGAATAATCCACCAACACGATTTTGTATATAAAAGTGGACAAAAAAAGAGAAATACCTGTATGATTAAATCACCACAATTAAACAAGGAGGTATTTCTCATGGATTATTATACAAAAAAATTATTGACATTAACAGATAAATCTTTCATAGCTGATGAACATTGGTTAGAAGAAAAAACAATAAATGGTATTCCACACCACTTTATTAAAGGTACTTGGACAAAGCCTTGCCACACCTGTCCACATTGTCATGCTAAAACACTCATCAAACATGGAACATATCAAACGAAAACATTATTACCAAAGTTTAGACAAATCAAAACTGTTTTACTTCTTAAAAGAACCCGTTATCGCTGTAAAACGTGTCTAAAAACCTGTTCTTCTTCGTGTTCTTTAGTCGATAAACATTGTTGTATTTCTAAAGAATTAAAACAACTTATCGCACTTGATTTAACGAAAAATATTTCAAGAAAACATATCTGCCAAGACCACTTTGTATCTGATGTGACCGTACAACGTGTCTTAGATAAATATACAAAACAAGTTAAACCGTCTTTTCATTATCTACCTAAGGTACTATGTATCGACGAATTTAAGTCTGTGACATCTCATTTAGGGAAGATGAGTTTTATCTGTGTAGACGGATTGACGCACCGTATTATTGATGTGTTACCTAGTCGCCAATTAGACCATTTAATCACTTATTTTAAACAATTTTCTAAAAAAGCAAGACATAGCGTTCGCTATCTTGTTATGGATATGAATGCCAATTATGGCAAACTTATTCAGAAGGTTTTTCCTAATGCCGTTATTGTCACAGATAGATTTCATATCATACAACATATACATCGGAATTTAAATACACTACGTATAAAAGAAATGAACACCTTTAAAAAAGAAGAAAAGGCTTATAAACACTTAAAGAAATACTGGAAATTATTATTAAAAGATGCCTTTGATGTAAATGATACAGACTATCACTATCACCAATCCTTTAAAACATATCTGACACACGCACAAATCCTGGATAGATTATTAGACTATAGTCCTGTTTTAAAACAAGCATATGAGTTTGTACAAGAGTTGAGATATGCTTATAGACAGCGAGATTTTGAGTCATTTATGGAGGTTATTCATCATATTGACCCGTCATTACCAGAGTGGTTTAGAAAGAAATTTGATATTTTTAAAACCTATCAGAATGGTATTTATCAAGCTTTTACCACACCTTATTCAAACGGTATCACAGAAGCTATCAACAATCATATTAAAGTCATCAAACGGATTGCCTATGGCTACAGACGTTTTTCTTATTTTAGATTGCGTATTTTAATCATACAACACCATTCTCAGTGGCAGAAAAAGAATGTGAAAAAGGTAGTGAATGGTTAA